A genomic segment from Daphnia carinata strain CSIRO-1 chromosome 1, CSIRO_AGI_Dcar_HiC_V3, whole genome shotgun sequence encodes:
- the LOC130692418 gene encoding mitochondrial import inner membrane translocase subunit Tim16-like, with the protein MAKYLAQIIIMGGQVVGRAFARALKQEYQASQEAAKRAGGGKAGASRVEANLKTGMSLEEAKEILNVDKLEPELVKKNFEHLFSVNDKAKGGSFYLQSKVYRAKERLDQEMKHAATKQGSSSEKQNTV; encoded by the exons ATGGCGAAATATCTGGCCCAAATAATTATAATGGGTGGTCAAGTAGTTGGAAGGGCATTTGCGAGAGCTCTTAAACAAGAATATCAAGCTAGCCAGGAGGCTGCTAAAAGGGCTGGAGGAGGTAAAGCCGGTGCGTCACGTGTCGAGGCTAATCTAAAA ACAGGCATGTCACTTGAAGAAGCTAAAGAGATCTTGAATGTGGACAAACTGGAACCTGAATTGGTGAAAAAGAACTTTGAGCACCTTTTTAGTGTGAATGACAAAGCAAAAGGTGGATCGTTCTACCTACAATCTAAAGTATATAGAGCTAAGGAAAGACTTGAccaagaaatgaaacatgctGCAACAAAACAAGGATCTTCGAGTGAAAAGCAGAATACAGTGTAG